Sequence from the Marinobacter antarcticus genome:
CCCAGCCCCGGCGCCCAGGCTGCAAGCGCTTCACCCAGACTGTAAATCAGAATAGCTGCACCGGCCGGAATCAGCGCGTCAAAACGATTGATAAGCTTGAGCTCGGGAAATTTAAGCCAGTCGCGTATGCGTCGCTCGTCGGTGGCGAAGCCGGCGTCGCAGGTAAACCAGCCCATGTGAGACCACCAGAAACCGCCTTGGTGGGGGGAGTGAAGATCCTGTTCCCGGTCGGAATGCTGATGGTGATGCCTGTGATGCGCAGCCCACCACAGAGGGCCGCGCTGAGCGGCACTGGCGCCGAGCACTGCAAACATAAATTGGGCTGGGCGGCTTGTTTTGAACGTCTTGTGTGCAAAGTACCGGTGGTAGAATCCGGTAATGGCAAACATCCTTACAACAAAAAAGAAGAAGGCGAACCCGGCCGCAAACGCGCTGACACCAGTATAAAACGCAAGCAAACATGTCAGGTGTAGCGCCAGAAACGGAATGACACGCACAAAATTAAAGGAGCGGGAGGTTACGTCTAAGTGATCCGAACCGGCATCGGAATCGAACCACCTCAAAATGTTGATAAACCAGTTTTGCACTCGGGTCATACCTTGAAAGCCCTTTTTCTCTGAATTGAACCGGAACAGCGAGGTCTTCGGCAAAGCTTTCAAAAAGCCCGGGCCCTTTCGCTTGACGGTTTGTACGCTCTGACCACCGAACTTGGATGCACCATAAACCATGTTTAATGAGACATTTCATACTAATGATATACGCCGCATAGCGATTGTTGGTTCAGGCCTCGCAGGCCTGACTGCAGCCATTAAACTGAAACAGCAAGGTCACAATGTGACAGTGTTTGAAAAAAGTCGAGGCCCGGGCGGCAGGCTGGCGGCGAAACGGGTCGCCGATGGCTCGGTGGACATGGGTGCGCAGTATTTCACCTCCCGCAATCCTGAGTTCCTGCCGTTTCTCACCGAGTTTGCCGGCGACAGCAGCTTTGCTGTCTGGAATGGCCGGTTCGGCTTCCAGGATAAAGAGGGCCAGTGGCAGGCATTCCCGGATGAGCCCCGGTATGTCGGTACGCCCAGAATGACCGCAATTTCCCGCGGGCTTTCTGCTCACGCAACCGTGGTTGCGGAAACTCGCATTGAAAGCCTGGCCCGAACTGACAAAGGCTGGGCGCTGTCTGATTCAAACGCGAAGCTGACGGGCGAATTTGATCAGGTCATCATTACTGCGCCACCCGCCCAAACCAGGGACTTACTTGCTCAGAGTAACCTGCCGGAACTGACAGCACAGCTTGATGATGCGGTACGTCGGGTATTGCCATGCTGGGCCGTGGCCGCCCATTTTGAAGAAAACCCCTGGCCCCGCCACGAGGGAATGCGCTGCGACCACCCGGTGCTCTTCTGGGTAGCGAACAACTCCAGCAAACCGGGACGGACAAGCCAGGATCAGGACGACAAGGGCGTATGGTGGGTTCTTCATGCAAACCCTGAATGGACTGAACGGAATGTCGACGCCTCGCCAAAACAGGTGGCAACAGAGCTGATCGCAGCATTGAGGGAAGTGACAGGAACAGAAGTAGCCGTTACCGATGCCCTGACGCACCGGTGGCTATATGCCCGCTCTGAGGGCGGTGGGCACCCCGGCCACCTGTGGTTTCAAGAGCAGGGCATTGGTCTTGCGGGCGACTGGCTCAGCGGGGGTCGGGTTGAAGGCGCTTTTAACAGCGCCTGCAGCCTGGTGTCTGCCTGCACGGCAAGTGCTGTTAGCTGATAGTTCCTGGCCCGGTATTTTTGGTGATGTCCGGGCGGGTATAGAAGTGGGTAATGGTGCCGTCGCTGAACTTACTGAAAAAGGCACTGACATCGGTAATTTTTTTCAGAGATC
This genomic interval carries:
- a CDS encoding acyl-CoA desaturase; translation: MTRVQNWFINILRWFDSDAGSDHLDVTSRSFNFVRVIPFLALHLTCLLAFYTGVSAFAAGFAFFFFVVRMFAITGFYHRYFAHKTFKTSRPAQFMFAVLGASAAQRGPLWWAAHHRHHHQHSDREQDLHSPHQGGFWWSHMGWFTCDAGFATDERRIRDWLKFPELKLINRFDALIPAGAAILIYSLGEALAAWAPGLGTNGLQMLTWGFFISTVALFHATVSINSLSHVWGKRRFETSDNSRNNFWLAILTLGEGWHNNHHRWPQSVRQGFRWYEIDMTWYGLWVLSKLGIIWELNPIPKNIQEETRQLDQMRRAQK
- a CDS encoding NAD(P)/FAD-dependent oxidoreductase, with translation MFNETFHTNDIRRIAIVGSGLAGLTAAIKLKQQGHNVTVFEKSRGPGGRLAAKRVADGSVDMGAQYFTSRNPEFLPFLTEFAGDSSFAVWNGRFGFQDKEGQWQAFPDEPRYVGTPRMTAISRGLSAHATVVAETRIESLARTDKGWALSDSNAKLTGEFDQVIITAPPAQTRDLLAQSNLPELTAQLDDAVRRVLPCWAVAAHFEENPWPRHEGMRCDHPVLFWVANNSSKPGRTSQDQDDKGVWWVLHANPEWTERNVDASPKQVATELIAALREVTGTEVAVTDALTHRWLYARSEGGGHPGHLWFQEQGIGLAGDWLSGGRVEGAFNSACSLVSACTASAVS